The segment CAATAAAATAAAAAAGGGTGGAATGGAATGATGGAATGTGAAAAGATTATTAATTGTCGATGATCAGCAGGGGATTCGGTTGCTATTAAATGAAGTATTGAAAAAGGAAGGCTATACGACATATTTAGCAGCTAATGGACCAGAGGCATTAAAGTTTGCCAGTGAGCAAGAGATGGATTGTGTGTTATTAGATATGAAAATACCGGGAATGGATGGTATTGAAATTTTAAGACGTTTAAAAGAGAAATGGCCAAAGCTTCCAGTATTTATGATGACAGCATATGGTGAGCTAGATGTTGTACAAGAAGCTTTAAAGCTAGGAGCAATTCGTTACTTTACAAAGCCTTTTGATATTTTTGAAGTGCGTGATGAGGTTAATAAAACATTACAAGTTTAACTAACGGGCGGTGTAGCTACACGGCCTGTTTTTATTTTAGTTATTTTGTGCGTATTTAGCTCAGAGCCGCGTGTATTAGCATGGACTCCGCGGGTATCTACTCTTAAATCACGTGTATTTCCTTAGATCATAGCAAAAATAATAGCCCCTGCTTTTCAGGGGCAAGAGAGCCTATGTTGCGTTTCACTTCACTTCGGTGGACACTGACGCTTCGTTTCACTGCGCTTTCGTGTAGAAAATAATAGCCCCTGCTTTTCAGGGGCTATTATTTTTGCTATGATTGAGGAGCATATTTATGTAGAAAGAATAGTCCTATAAGGAGGATTTTTAGTATGGCATTAGTATCTATGAAAGAGATGTTAATTAAAGCAAAAGCAGAAGGTTACGCTGTTGGTCAATTCAACATTAACAACCTTGAATGGACGCAAGCAATTTTACAGGCAGCAGAAGAAGAAAAATCACCAGTGATTCTTGGTGTTTCAGAAGGCGCAGGCAAATATATGGGCGGCTTTATCGCTGTCGTTCATATGGTAAAAGGTTTAATGGAATCTTATGGTACTACAGTTCCTGTAGCGATTCATCTTGATCATGGTTCTAGCTTTGCAAAATGTAAAGAAGCAATTGATGCAGGCTTTACCTCTGTTATGATTGACGCATCACATCATCCATTTGACGAAAATGTCAAAATTACTTCGGAAGTAGTAGAGTACGCACATGCTAAAGGTGTTTCCGTTGAGGCAGAATTAGGAACAGTTGGTGGCGATGAAGACGGTGTTATTGGCGGTATTATT is part of the Lysinibacillus sp. FSL K6-0232 genome and harbors:
- a CDS encoding response regulator; the protein is MKRLLIVDDQQGIRLLLNEVLKKEGYTTYLAANGPEALKFASEQEMDCVLLDMKIPGMDGIEILRRLKEKWPKLPVFMMTAYGELDVVQEALKLGAIRYFTKPFDIFEVRDEVNKTLQV
- a CDS encoding class II fructose-bisphosphate aldolase; the protein is MALVSMKEMLIKAKAEGYAVGQFNINNLEWTQAILQAAEEEKSPVILGVSEGAGKYMGGFIAVVHMVKGLMESYGTTVPVAIHLDHGSSFAKCKEAIDAGFTSVMIDASHHPFDENVKITSEVVEYAHAKGVSVEAELGTVGGDEDGVIGGIIYADPEECRKMVELTDIDCLAPALGSVHGPYKGEPNLGFKEMEEISKLADLPLVLHGGTGIPTKDIQRSISLGTAKINVNTENQIEATKVIREILDNDKVVYDPRKFLGPAREAIKATVIGKIREFGSAQKA